The stretch of DNA GCTCAGATGCATCTTAATTTCTTTCCACTGCAGCAGCACATGCTACCACATGCAAAAATCTGGTGGCACTCTCATTCATGCTTATGTTCTTGTTAGCTAAAAGCAAGCATACTACTAACTTCTTATAGAAATTGACCAAaatttcatataaaaaataaattgtgtTATGTATTTTGTGTATGgttcatatattttttaatatgacCTCCCAAGTCTGAGTAATACAATTATGCACTCTATTTCGTTCGTTTAAATCCTTTGATCAACATCTCTCTGGAGATGAGCCAATTTTATATCCATTTgaaattctctccaaatttctgGCAATAGGATAACTTATCACTCTTTTATTTGTAGGCAGAGAAATCGGAATTCCCAAATTGACCACCGTAGTGAAACGGTAATCGGCGATGTGCTCAGACTCACTGATGCTGAAGATGGGGAAACAGATATATCTAGAGACTGGCTAGCCACACTGACATCTGTAATTGATTCCATCAGCCGACTAACGAGCATTAAACCGCCAGGACTCACACAAGAAGCACTGAACAGTTTGCGCATTGAGGTGTTCCGTGTGCTAGAGGAAGGCGACAAAGAAGACACATCGAGTAAAATAACGGAATGCAGCATATGCCTTGAGAGTTTCTTGGAGGGAGATGAGCTGATTCTCCTGCCTTGTGCTCATAGGTACCATGTTTGCTGCTTGGATCCATGGGTCCGAACCTGTGGAGAGTGCCCATATTGCCGTAGGGGCATTATTGTAAATGCGGATGGAGTTGAATATGTTGAGCGATCGAGCTGTAGTTGTTGACTCCAATGTTCATCCGGGCTTACCTCCTATGTGAGTACTAGCAGAAAGTTTACAATTAGTCTTCAGTTTTCTCTATGTCCCACAATCTACCCTAGTGAACCAAATTACATGGTTCAAatgtttcaaaaaaataaatgattcGTGTGTTTAAATGTCCAAGATCCGTCAGCTCACTTCCTTCCTGAGCGGTTGTAAATTTCTTATAGCTGTCTGCAAGTTAGAATTGAGGTCATCTTGGTTGCATTTTTTGGATACAAATCAAGGGCCTTGTTTTATTGGGTGACCAACATTGAATCAATCTCATTTACGTTCTCCTTTTGATTTGCATTGTTTCGGTCATGAGTTTTCATACATATGCTGAATTCTTACTTTGATTATCATGAGAAATTAGGTTGCGTCTACATTCTTAATCCAATCACAACCAGAACTGTCTTTTTTCTACAACGACAAGCTATCTTTCGTACACAATTTTGAATTATGTCATATTGCATTCTT from Primulina tabacum isolate GXHZ01 chromosome 3, ASM2559414v2, whole genome shotgun sequence encodes:
- the LOC142539887 gene encoding putative E3 ubiquitin-protein ligase RHY1A; amino-acid sequence: MTSASELFYTRRSRFGRNSDPFDVSSHSPVDRGSRRSRYPPSSHHHSTNTRRDRTDHDVCGPPRLVPHRSRQPHFHRSSHSLLDREFIRPELGGHQLASGNAIHSGSQSNVLDRVQFSGNDRLPGAVLLARDRLVQRLRGVTLPGSRQRNRNSQIDHRSETVIGDVLRLTDAEDGETDISRDWLATLTSVIDSISRLTSIKPPGLTQEALNSLRIEVFRVLEEGDKEDTSSKITECSICLESFLEGDELILLPCAHRYHVCCLDPWVRTCGECPYCRRGIIVNADGVEYVERSSCSC